One part of the Musa acuminata AAA Group cultivar baxijiao chromosome BXJ1-5, Cavendish_Baxijiao_AAA, whole genome shotgun sequence genome encodes these proteins:
- the LOC135675011 gene encoding uncharacterized protein LOC135675011: protein MRLKLRCAELDKEPEEPDIDPIDLQFYNEDSEPMLDWVEAAENQEDPLLDEAGDPQRPSRFITEAIEEEEEAQPQQVENPPRLQHGMSQTARGTTDTQRSHSSAQRAKAKGKAVASVASLERIESGDETPSQSHSLSRSVQRHDSNTDSSASTDDGGDTGQSLVSSAQLEGGEWTEEQYFTHATQDSDHGTRQGTGQVYARKGKEKGKAVDEYEQMRQSIHDIDTERDSSYSQQSYYGESYGQQQYGDSWSSFSEQQHDTEQHQYMPQELPRTNMIHDDQSTISTTLMHQWHTVYQYTMSWDQFHDWVQQTYHIDMYRIEDPDPPPVEARRSFWW, encoded by the coding sequence atgcggctaaaattacgatgtgctgagttggataaggagccagaggaaccagatattgatcccattgacctccaattctacaacgaagattcagagccaatgttagattgggttgaagcagcagagaaccaagaggatcctctacttgatgaggcgggagatcctcagcgtccttcgcgttttatcaccgaggcaatagaagaagaagaagaagcacaaccccaacaggtggaaaatccccctcgattacaacatggtatgagtcaaactgctcgaggaactaccgatacccaacggtcacactcgtccgcccaacgtgcaaaggcaaaggggaaggcagtagcatcagttgcatcgttggaaagaatcgagtcgggcgacgagacaccttcacaatcacattctctttctcgctcggtccagagacatgatagcaacacggacagcagtgcctcaacagatgatggcggtgataccgggcagtcgttggtctcgtctgcacaacttgagggtggtgaatggactgaggagcaatattttacacatgccactcaagattcagatcatggaactcgacaaggtactggtcaagtttatgcgcggaagggaaaggagaaggggaaggcagtggatgaatatgaacaaatgcgacagagcatacatgatatagacacagaaagagactcatcgtattcacagcaatcgtattatggagaatcatatgggcaacaacagtatggtgatagttggtcatccttctctgagcaacagcatgatacagaacaacatcaatatatgcctcaagagctgcctcgaacaaatatgattcatgacgatcaatctacgatcagcaccacattgatgcatcaatggcatacggtgtatcaatacactatgtcatgggatcaatttcatgattgggtccaacaaacgtatcatattgatatgtatcggatcgaggaccctgatccaccacccgtggaggcccgtcgttcgttttggtggtag